The DNA sequence ATTTTTGCAAAAATTTATATCTCTTTGCGATGGACAAAGGAAAATTGATGGAGTTTATAAAGGAAGAAGTAAAACTTATGATTTTAGAGGTAAAAAAGTTGCTGTAGTTATGGCAGGAAATCCATATACAGAAAGTGGAGCAAAATTTCAAATACCAGATATGCTTTCTAATAGAGCTGATGTTTATAATCTTGGAGATATGTTGAAAGAAAATGAAGAAGCGTTTAAATTAAGTTATGTAGAAAATGCAGTGACTTCTAATGTATATTTAAATAAAATTTATATGAAAGATTCTTCAAATATTTATAAATTAATAAAAGTAATCGAAACAGGCAACAGAGATAATATAGAATTTAATGGAAATTATACAGAACAAGATATATCAGAAGCTTTAGAAGTTATGAAAAAAATGTTAAAAGTAAGAGATGAAGTTTTAAATGTAAATATGGAATATATATATTCTGCTTCACAAAGTGAAGAATATAGAGTAGAGCCATCTTTTAAATTACAAGGTTCTTATAGAAATATGAATAAAATTTCTGAGAAAATTATTCCAATAATGAATAATGATGAATTAAGAAAACTAATTGAAATAAGCTATGAAAATGATTCTCAAACATTAGCAACTGATTCTGAAGCGAGTATTTTAAAATTTAAAGAAATTACAGAAAGACTGAATGAAGATTCAAGTAGACGTTGGACAGAAATAAAGAATATGTATATTAAAAATAAAACTAATGATGGCAGCGATAAAATTATATCTTTAACTAAAGCTATTCGTTCAATAGGTAGAAGTATTGACAGGTTAAAAAAAAATAAAAAATATTCTAATGATTATAACAAGAAAAAAGATGACAGCAAAAATATAAGATAAATATCTTTAATTATCAAATTTCAAAAATACCTATCTCATAAAATAGTAATAAATTTCTTGCTATTTTATGAGGTAAAAATTGCTAAAAGACGGGTTTTCAATTTTATTTTTAAATACGTAATAGTTTAAGTTTTTTTATAAGAAAATATGAGAAACATATCTTTCGAATATTCAGGATTGGTAACTTTTTCTAAATATATGGATAAATTTTTTAGTATCTCAATAGAAAATTTTATATACTTAATTAATTGAAAACTATATATTAGTTTTAACAATTGACATTTTAAAATCTATTGACATATTACTTCAATTATGATATACTTTGATTATCAAAGTAAAAGATATCAGAATGGAGGAATATAAAATGACAATATATCTAAACGAGCTGTTACCGGGTCAGTCTGCTTTCATAGTTGGAATTGAAGAAAATTCAACTTTAAGACAAAGATTAATGGAACTTGGAGTTAGAGAAGGAAAGCAAGTTTTTATGAGAAGAAGAGCTCCGTTAGGAGATCCTATGGAAGTTAATGTTATGGGAACAAATCTATCTATTAGAAAATCAGAAGCTAGATATGTAATGATAGATAAAGTGGTAACTTGCCCTGGAAATGGAAAAATGAGAGGGTTAGGCAAAGGATTAGGAAGGAGACATAATAAATGAAAAAATTAAATGT is a window from the Haliovirga abyssi genome containing:
- a CDS encoding FeoA family protein; translation: MTIYLNELLPGQSAFIVGIEENSTLRQRLMELGVREGKQVFMRRRAPLGDPMEVNVMGTNLSIRKSEARYVMIDKVVTCPGNGKMRGLGKGLGRRHNK